The following coding sequences lie in one Populus trichocarpa isolate Nisqually-1 chromosome 14, P.trichocarpa_v4.1, whole genome shotgun sequence genomic window:
- the LOC7491296 gene encoding uncharacterized protein C57A7.06, producing the protein MKMVEKKRKSRDGKKHDRPPKFNKTSKFNKKSGKRTDEKRRTGPRLPQSLRKELDRVNRNDQYSSEEDDHEGVSNDVYEYEEGVPEEESKKNRRFDSIENYEYQLPEDFEDENVVSDEDDNDFDGVENKIAGRDSKRGDLDKLGDDAEDEDEDDERHLRMLQGITGMPSQAFEGRKKNKVVVSEGYPESEYNPTRDILDGDGRISIEDLMESIQGKPGYRELLNTTRQVEKKGKLLQAPLPKEDRDRLERKAAYELSKKDITKWEPLVKRNRETPTIIFDKDTDLGFSTVGAIASEFEPRTEFEKKMSSLVHDDKVTTAHKEDGSKLLELNKISLEDYVNNRNHIAKMRSLLFRHEVKMKRVKKIKSKTYHRLLKKDRLKGSVGMPMDAEEAKELAMKQEFKRAEERMTLRHKNQSKWAQRIVKRGLDAQDEGTRVAMAEQLHQHALLTRKMKTMKDSSSSDDSSDEEDSENEGGSDQDEASKLLAKARDKTMQVLEGDDEVPDSGVLSLPFMKRALKKKKEAADAEARLAIQDFESSMKQMEDTDEAENSKTGTVSGRRVFGASKMQVIEPKNKIRSSSISSDSEAELEAEEDNEVGLGRTDGMQENINVNSVLLDLDASIPQDSVLKVSEIVRDPGHKKTYEVSILQSDAWKKMSSSCPNEVDTNGKRSRKVVEPAIHNQDVELEEEGEDSDADSEGQMVDGILSPGHISSYKLPSQAELIREAFAGDDVQEEFSKDKEEIINEENPEPEKPVQLPGWGQWTRVQKKKGLPSWVLEEHKNAKRKREEALGKRKDAHLKNVIVSEKLDKKAEKLFSGTLPYPFTSKEVFEQSIRMPIGPEFNPATAVRALNRPEVVKKQGLIIQPINYEDVDPHERGEEHRGSGQKQRQNQRIIRSQGRV; encoded by the exons ATGAAGATGgttgagaagaagagaaaatcgAGAGACGGTAAGAAACATGATAGACCaccaaaatttaacaaaacgtccaaattcaataaaaaatctgGTAAGAGAACGGACGAGAAGAGGCGGACCGGTCCTCGCTTGCCTCAATCTCTACGGAAAGAGCTCGATCGAGTTAACCGTAATGATCAGTACAGCAGTGAAGAAGATGACCATGAAGGTGTTAGCAACGACGTTTATGAATACGAAGAAGGAGTTCCTGAAGAGGAATCCAAGAAGAACCGCCGCTTTGATTCCATTGAGAATTACGAGTATCAGTTACCTGAGGATTTTGAG GATGAGAATGTTGTTTCGGATGAAGACGACAATGATTTCGATGGTGTTGAAAATAAGATAGCTGGCCGGGATAGTAAAAGGGGAGATCTTGATAAACTTGGTGATGAtgctgaagatgaagatgaagatgacgaAAGACATTTGAGGATGCTGCAAGGAATCACTGGAATGCCAAGCCAGGCCTTTGAAG GCCGCAAGAAGAACAAAGTTGTTGTATCTGAGGGATATCCAGAATCTGAATATAATCCTACCCGTGACATTCTAGATGGTGATGGCCGCATTTCTATTGAAGACCTTATGGAAAGCATTCAAGGAAAACCTGGATATAGAGAGCTTCTAAATACAACTCGTCAAGTGGAGAAAAAGGGAAAGCTGCTTCAAGCTCCACTTCCCAAGGAAGATCGAGACAGGTTGGAAAGAAAAGCTGCTTATGAGCTATCGAAGAAAGATATTACAAAATGGGAGCCCTTGGTCAAGAGGAATAGGGAGACCCCTACCATTATTTTTGACAAAGACACAGATTTGGGGTTTTCAACTGTAGGGGCAATAGCTTCTGAATTTGAGCCTAGAACTGAGTTTGAGAAGAAAATGTCTTCATTAGTTCATGATGACAAGGTTACGACAGCTCATAAAGAAGATGGCTCAAAGCTTCTCGAATTAAATAAG ATATCCCTTGAAGATTATGTAAACAACCGAAATCATATTGCGAAAATGCGCAGCCTTCTTTTCCGCCATGAAGTGAAGATGAAACGTGTCAagaagataaaatcaaaaacataCCATCGGTTGTTGAAGAAAGACAGATTGAAAGGATCTGTAGGGATGCCAATGGATGCAGAAGAAGCCAAAGAACTGGCAATGAAGCAAGAGTTCAAACGTGCAGAG GAACGCATGACCTTAAGGCACAAAAACCAATCAAAGTGGGCACAACGCATTGTTAAGCGTGGTTTGGATGCCCAAGATGAAGGCACTCGAGTGGCTATGGCTGAACAACTCCATCAGCATGCTCTTTTGACTAGGAAAATGAAAACTATGAAGGACAGCAGCAGCAGCGATGACAGCAGCGATGAGGAAGATAGCGAAAATGAAGGTGGTTCAGACCAGGATGAGGCATCTAAGTTACTAGCAAAAGCAAGAGATAAGACAATGCAAGTATTAGAAGGAGATGATGAAGTGCCTGATTCAGGAGTTCtttctttacctttcatg AAACGGgcattgaagaaaaagaaggaagcaGCTGATGCAGAAGCTAGGCTTGCTATTCAAGATTTTGAATCGTCAATGAAGCAGATGGAGGACACAGATGAGgcagaaaattcaaaaacaggTACTGTGAGTGGTAGAAGGGTGTTTGGCGCGTCTAAGATGCAGGTTAtagaaccaaaaaataaaatcagatcaAGCAGTATTTCTAGTGATAGTGAAGCTGAGTTGGAAGCTGAAGAAGACAATGAGGTTGGTTTAGGCAGAACAGATGGTATGCAAGAGAATATTAATGTCAACTCTGTTTTGCTTGATTTAGATGCCAGCATTCCTCAAGATTCTGTTTTGAAG GTTTCTGAAATTGTTAGAGATCCAGGTCACAAGAAGACATATGAAGTTTCTATACTACAATCAGATGCATGGAAAAAG ATGAGTAGCAGTTGTCCAAATGAAGTGGACACCAATGGCAAAAGGTCTCGGAAAGTTGTTGAACCTGCTATACATAATCAAGATGTAGAATTAGAG GAAGAAGGGGAGGATAGTGATGCGGATAGTGAAGGACAGATGGTTGATGGGATTTTATCTCCAGGGCACATATCATCTTACAAGCTTCCTTCCCAAGCAGAGCTTATACGTGAAGCTTTTGCCGGAGATGATGTGCAAGAAGAATTTAGCAAGGATAAAGAGGAAATTATAAATGAGGAAAATCCTGAACCTGAAAAACCCGTTCAACTTCCTGGCTGGGGCCAATGGACTCgtgtacaaaaaaagaaaggtttGCCTTCATGGGTTTTGGAAGAGCACAAAAATGCAAAGAGAAAAAGGGAAGAGGCTCTTGGGAAAAGGAAGGATGCGCATCTTAAAAATGTTATTGTCTCTGAGAAGTTGGATAAAAAG GCAGAAAAATTGTTTTCAGGAACATTGCCATACCCGTTCACATCAAAGGAAGTTTTTGAACAAAGTATCCGCATGCCTATTGGACCTGAATTCAATCCTGCAACAGCTGTCAGAGCTCTTAATCGACCTGAA GTGGTGAAAAAACAAGGGCTGATTATTCAACCAATCAACTATGAAGATGTGGATCCACATGAAAGAGGGGAGGAGCATAGAGGAAGTGGACAGAAACAAAGACAGAATCAAAGGATAATTCGGAGCCAAGGCAGAGTATAG
- the LOC18105287 gene encoding blue-light photoreceptor PHR2-like: MDSKLRNPETPESISEEEKQQLAIVSSSPFATASLSLSLSLSTILPTHFLTQPKISALFSSPPTKAKIPTQATSLTHLSLFSSTSSPKRSFKSTISANPLQTPLTLGPRRPSDPSNAAGTRRACIVWFRNDLRVHDNECLNSASNDSMSVLPVYCFDPRDYGKSSSGFDKTGPYRANFLIESVSDLRKNLQARGSDLVVRVGRPETVLVELAKAIGADAVYAHREVSHDEVKAEDKIEEVMKDEGVEVKYFWGSTLYHLDDLPFKLEDMPSNYGGFKEKVQVLEIRKTVETLDELKGLPSRGDVEPGDIPNLLDLGLNPAQDGKATANASMVGGEAEALQRLQKFAAECQAQPPKGTNGSHDSIYGANFSCKISPWLTVGCISPRSMFDELKKTAARTISGASNCGGGGGGGSGSPDTGMNWLMFELLWRDFFRFITKKYSAPRKQLEATPATACTTGAFA, translated from the exons atgGATTCCAAACTTCGAAACCCAGAAACCCCAGAATCCAtttcagaagaagaaaaacagcaACTTGCCATTGTCTCTTCATCCCCTTTTGCCACtgcttctctttctctttcactttctctctccaccATTCTACCTACCCATTTTTTAACTCAACCTAAAATCTCAGCTCTTTTTTCCTCTCCACCAACCAAGGCGAAAATACCTACTCAAGCCACCTCTCTAACtcacctctctctcttttcctccacTTCTTCTCCTAAACGCTCCTTTAAGTCTACCATCTCTGCCAACCCTCTTCAAACCCCCCTCACTCTTGGCCCCCGCCGCCCCTCTGACCCCTCCAATGCTGCCGGAACTCGCCGAGCATGCATCGTTTGGTTTCGCAATGACTTGCGTGTCCATGACAATGAGTGCCTCAACTCTGCCAGCAACGACTCTATGTCTGTTTTGCCTGTTTATTGTTTTGACCCGAGAGATTATGGCAAATCCTCTTCTGGGTTTGATAAAACTGGACCTTATCGTGCCAATTTCTTGATTGAATCTGTCTCTGACCTGCGCAAGAACTTGCAGGCTAGAGGATCTGATCTTGTGGTGAGAGTGGGGAGACCGGAGACCGTGTTGGTTGAATTGGCAAAGGCTATTGGAGCTGATGCTGTGTATGCGCATAGAGAGGTGTCTCATGATGAGGTTAAGGCAGAGGACAAGATTGAGGAGGTTATGAAAGATGAGGGAGTTGAGGTTAAGTACTTTTGGGGAAGTACTTTGTATCATTTGGATGATTTGCCTTTCAAGTTGGAAGATATGCCATCGAATTATGGTGGGTTTAAGGAGAAAGTGCAGGTTTTGGAGATTAGGAAGACCGTTGAGACCTTGGATGAATTAAAGGGTTTGCCTTCAAGAGGAGATGTGGAGCCTGGGGATATCCCTAATCTATTGGATTTGGGTCTCAACCCAGCTCAG GATGGGAAGGCAACTGCAAATGCTTCTATGGTGGGAGGCGAGGCTGAAGCACTACAGAGGCTCCAGAAATTTGCAGCTGAGTGCCAAGCACAACCTCCCAAGGGAACCAATGGCAGCCATGACAGCATATATGGCGCAAACTTTTCCTGCAAAATCTCTCCATGGCTCACAGTGGGATGCATCTCTCCCCGTTCCATGTTTGATGAGCTTAAGAAGACTGCTGCAAG AACAATTTCTGGTGCCTCAAAttgcggtggtggtggtggtggtggtagcgGCTCACCTGATACTGGAATGAACTGGTTGATGTTTGAGTTGCTATGGAGGGATTTCTTCAG ATTCATTACCAAGAAATACAGTGCTCCAAGGAAACAGCTGGAAGCAACTCCAGCCACAGCTTGCACCACGGGTGCATTTGCTTAG
- the LOC7491297 gene encoding gamma-tubulin complex component 4 homolog, translating into MLHELLLSLLGYTGDLIIDEREHQNSLGIPVSDEHRSFKLAPDISFIQPSDRDLIERIISLGFYYRELDRFATKSRNLSWIRSANPNNELSNKNVQDKQSVYRRAIANGIVEILSVYRSAVLHIEQKLLSESIPILATITQGLNKFFVLLPPLYELVLEIERDDIRGGQLLNLLHKRCHCGVPELQSCIQRLLWHGHQVMYNQLASWVVYGILQDQHGEFFIRRQEDRDVEHGSSNQDMSEKLARLSTDDASLTDWHLGFHIFLDMLPEYVHMRVAESILFAGKAIRVLRNPSPAFQFKDPVYNQQIPKGAQKNQVSTGRFPFQKESFEDTNLIGEELLPQSEADKIENMLRDLKESSEFHKRSFECAVDSIRAIAASHLWQLVVVRADLNGHLKALKDYFLLAKGDFFQCFLEESRQMMRLPPRQSTAEADLMVPFQLAAIKTIGEEEKYFSRVSLRMPSFGSAVKSSQVDLPKTGSTSASLSNASSEISLDGWDGIALEYSVDWPLQLFFTQEVLSQYLRVFQYLLRLKRTQMELEKSWASVMHQDHTDFAKRRNDRLNCSVSQQRRQRFRPMWHVREHMAFLIRNLQFYIQVDVIESQWNVLQAHIRDSHDFTELVGFHQEYLSALISQSFLDIGSVSRILDSIMKLCLQFCWSIENQENNPNTSELEHLTEEFNKKSNSLYTILRSSRLAGSQRAPFLRRFLLRLNFNLFFETTAQGVLNIVRPSPTLPVFNQQ; encoded by the exons atgtTACACGAGCTGTTACTCTCACTCTTAGGCTACACTGGAGATCTCATTATCGATGAGAGAGAACACCAGAACTCTCTCGGCATTCCCGTCTCCGACGAACACCGCTCTTTCAAGCTCGCTCCTGATATCTCCTTCATCCAACCCAGCGACAG gGATCTTATTGAGAGGATAATCAGTCTAGGGTTTTATTATAGAGAGCTTGATCGATTTGCGACAAAGTCTCGGAATCTGAGTTGGATTAGGTCTGCAAATCCTAATAATGAATTGTCGAACAAGAATGTACAGGACAAACAGAGTGTTTATCGCAGAGCTATTGCTAATGGCATTGTTGAGATTCTTTCAGTTTACAGATCTGCTGTTCTCCACATTGAACAGAAGTTACTGTCAGAGAGCATTCCTATTTTGGCTACTATCACACAAGGTCTTAACAAG TTTTTTGTTCTCTTGCCGCCACTTTATGAGCTTGTTCTTGAGATTGAGCGCGATGATATTCGCGGAGGACAACTTCTAAACCTTTTGCACAAAAGATGTCACTGTGGGGTTCCTGAATTGCAATCATGCATTCAAAG GCTTCTTTGGCATGGGCATCAGGTCATGTATAATCAACTTGCTTCCTGGGTGGTTTATGGGATTCTTCAGGATCAGCATGGTGAATTTTTCATCAGAAG GCAGGAAGATAGGGATGTGGAGCATGGCTCATCTAATCAAGACATGTCAGAAAAATTGGCTCGCTTGTCAACTGATGATGCATCTTTAACAGATTGGCACTTgggatttcatatttttttg GATATGCTGCCTGAGTATGTCCATATGCGTGTTGCTGAATCAATTCTTTTTGCTGGAAAAGCCATCAGGGTTCTCCGGAATCCAAGCCCAGCATTTCAGTTTAAGGATCCTGTATATAATCAGCAGATACCAAAAGGTGctcaaaaaaatcaagtatcaaCAGGACGCTTCCCCTTTCAGAAAGAGTCTTTTGAAGATACAAACTTGATTGGAGAAGAATTACTTCCACAGTCCGAGGCTGACAAGATTGAAAATATGCTTCGAGACCTAAAG GAATCATCTGAATTTCACAAAAGATCATTTGAATGTGCTGTCGACTCTATTCGTGCTATCGCAGCTAGTCATCTTTGGCAG CTTGTGGTTGTGCGTGCTGACTTGAATGGCCACCTGAAGGCACTTAAAGACTATTTTCTTTTGGCGAAAGGAGATTTTTTCCAG TGTTTTCTTGAGGAAAGTCGGCAAATGATGCGTTTGCCTCCTCGACAATCAACTGCTGAAGCTGATCTCATGGTCCCATTCCAGCTG GCTGCTATAAAGACGATTGGTGAGGAGGAGAAGTACTTTTCCAGAGTATCCTTGCG GATGCCTTCATTTGGATCTGCGGTTAAATCCTCCCAAGTAGATTTACCCAAGACTGGGAGTACAAGTGCTTCATTATCAAATGCTTCTTCAGAGATTTCTCTGGATGGATGGGATGGTATTGCTCTGGAATACTCTGTTGATTGGCCCCTACAGTTGTTCTTTACTCAGGAAGTGTTGTCTCA GTACCTAAGGGTCTTTCAGTATTTGCTACGGCTGAAACGTACGCAAATGGAATTGGAGAAATCATGGGCTTCTGTGATGCATCAAGATCACACAGATTTTGCCAAGCGTCGCAATGACCGTTTGAACTGCTCAGTATCTCAGCAACGACGCCAACGTTTTAGGCCAATGTGGCATGTTAGAGAGCACATGGCATTCTTGATCAGAAATCTTCAGTTCTATATCCAG GTGGATGTAATAGAATCCCAATGGAATGTTTTGCAAGCTCATATTCGAGATTCTCATGACTTTACTGAACTTGTGGGCTTCCATCAAGA GTATTTATCAGCTTTAATTTCACAATCGTTTTTGGACATTGGTTCCGTGTCAAGGATATTAGACAGCATAATGAAACTTTGCCTGCAATTCTGCTGGAGCattgaaaaccaagaaaacaatcCAAATACATCTGAACTGGAGCATTTAACGGAG GAATTTAACAAGAAATCAAATTCGTTATACACTATATTGCGCAGTAGTAGGCTAGCAGGGAGCCAGCGAGCTCCATTTCTCAGGCGTTTTCTTTTGCGTCTAAACTTTAATCTGTTCTTTGAG ACAACTGCACAAGGTGTACTGAATATTGTTAGACCATCTCCAACACTCCCTGTTTTTAATCAACAATAG